A single window of Loxodonta africana isolate mLoxAfr1 chromosome 10, mLoxAfr1.hap2, whole genome shotgun sequence DNA harbors:
- the HOMEZ gene encoding homeobox and leucine zipper protein Homez isoform X2: MPPNKEAGSLNSSPAGLICLPPISEELQLVWTQAAQTSELDDNEHLLQTFSYFPYPSLADIALLCLRYGLQMEKVKTWFMAQRLRCGISWSSEEIEETRARVVYHRDQLHFKSLLSFTHHAGRPPEEVPPSLGEPTQMKGLKVEPEESSQIPPMPLSHQKVKEPLRAHGSGAFPHQSDFWQDLQSSSLSKEQAGRGPDQSHGLGTASWNHSTTAHQPRAREKPSPFSLLASSCKKESASSVTPSSSSTSSFQVLANGATAASKPLQPLGCVPQPLSPNEQALPPHLEPAWPQGLQHNSVPGRVGPMEYLSPDMQRHQRKTKRKTKEQLAILKSFFLQCQWARREDYHKLEQITGLPRSEIIQWFGDTRYALKHGQLKWFRDNVVPGAPGFQDPTIPTPLPSARSLNEWSETPPLPIPPPPPDIQPLERYWAAHQQLRESDILQLSQASRLSTQQVLDWFASRLPEPAEVVVCLDEEEEEEEEELPEDDGDEEEEEEEEDDNDDDVIIQD; the protein is encoded by the coding sequence ATGCCTCCTAATAAAGAGGCCGGCAGTCTTAATAGCTCCCCCGCGGGCCTCATCTGTCTCCCTCCAATCTCTGAGGAGCTACAGCTTGTGTGGACCCAAGCAGCCCAGACCAGTGAGCTGGATGACAATGAACACTTGCTACAAACTTTCAGCTACTTTCCCTATCCCAGCCTAGCAGACATTGCCCTCCTTTGCCTACGTTATGGGCTACAGATGGAGAAAGTCAAGACTTGGTTCATGGCCCAGCGCCTCCGGTGTGGCATCAGCTGGTCAtctgaggaaatagaagagacTCGAGCCCGAGTAGTGTACCATCGGGACCAACTCCATTTCAAATCTCTTCTCTCCTTTACTCATCACGCAGGGCGGCCCCCGGAGGAGGTGCCTCCTTCTCTTGGTGAGCCCACCCAGATGAAAGGATTGAAGGTAGAGCCTGAGGAATCCTCTCAGATACCACCAATGCCACTGAGTCACCAGAAAGTAAAGGAGCCCTTGAGGGCACATGGCAGTGGGGCGTTCCCTCATCAATCAGATTTTTGGCAGGATCTTCAAAGTAGTAGCCTCTCTAAGGAGCaggcaggaaggggtcctgaccAGTCACATGGCCTAGGCACTGCTTCCTGGAACCACTCCACAACTGCCCACCAGCCACGTGCTCGGGAGAAGCCCTCACCATTCTCATTACTTGCCAGTAGTTGTAAGAAGGAGTCAGCATCTAGTGtgactccttcctcttcctctacctccTCTTTCCAGGTACTAGCTAATGGAGCTACTGCTGCTTCTAAACCCCTCCAGCCGCTGGGCTGTGTCCCACAGCCACTGTCACCCAATGAGCAGGCACTACCCCCACATCTGGAGCCAGCCTGGCCCCAAGGGCTACAGCATAACTCCGTACCAGGTAGGGTTGGCCCTATGGAGTACCTTTCTCCTGATATGCAACGCCACCAGCGAAAGACCAAGCGCAAAACCAAAGAGCAGCTGGCTATCCTCAAATCCTTTTTTTTACAGTGCCAATGGGCACGGCGTGAGGATTACCATAAATTAGAACAGATCACTGGTTTACCTCGGTCTGAGATTATTCAGTGGTTTGGTGACACACGCTATGCCTTGAAGCATGGGCAACTGAAGTGGTTTCGGGACAACGTAGTACCTGGTGCCCCTGGTTTCCAGGACCCAACAATTCCCACACCATTGCCATCAGCCCGCTCCTTGAATGAATGGTCTGAGACTCCACCTCTGCCCATCCCCCCACCTCCACCAGATATACAGCCCTTAGAGAGGTACTGGGCAGCCCACCAACAGCTACGGGAAAGTGATATCCTTCAACTGAGTCAGGCGTCAAGACTTAGCACCCAGCAGGTACTGGATTGGTTTGCCTCTCGATTACCTGAGCCAGCTGAGGTGGTAGTTTGTCTagatgaagaagaggaagaggaggaagaagaactgCCTGAAGACGATGGGgatgaagaggaagaggaggaggaggaagatgacaatgatgatgatgtGATCATACAGGACTGA
- the HOMEZ gene encoding homeobox and leucine zipper protein Homez isoform X1: MVRGWEPPPGPDCAISDEHTSENTMPPNKEAGSLNSSPAGLICLPPISEELQLVWTQAAQTSELDDNEHLLQTFSYFPYPSLADIALLCLRYGLQMEKVKTWFMAQRLRCGISWSSEEIEETRARVVYHRDQLHFKSLLSFTHHAGRPPEEVPPSLGEPTQMKGLKVEPEESSQIPPMPLSHQKVKEPLRAHGSGAFPHQSDFWQDLQSSSLSKEQAGRGPDQSHGLGTASWNHSTTAHQPRAREKPSPFSLLASSCKKESASSVTPSSSSTSSFQVLANGATAASKPLQPLGCVPQPLSPNEQALPPHLEPAWPQGLQHNSVPGRVGPMEYLSPDMQRHQRKTKRKTKEQLAILKSFFLQCQWARREDYHKLEQITGLPRSEIIQWFGDTRYALKHGQLKWFRDNVVPGAPGFQDPTIPTPLPSARSLNEWSETPPLPIPPPPPDIQPLERYWAAHQQLRESDILQLSQASRLSTQQVLDWFASRLPEPAEVVVCLDEEEEEEEEELPEDDGDEEEEEEEEDDNDDDVIIQD, from the coding sequence CTATCTCTGACGAGCACACATCAGAAAACACCATGCCTCCTAATAAAGAGGCCGGCAGTCTTAATAGCTCCCCCGCGGGCCTCATCTGTCTCCCTCCAATCTCTGAGGAGCTACAGCTTGTGTGGACCCAAGCAGCCCAGACCAGTGAGCTGGATGACAATGAACACTTGCTACAAACTTTCAGCTACTTTCCCTATCCCAGCCTAGCAGACATTGCCCTCCTTTGCCTACGTTATGGGCTACAGATGGAGAAAGTCAAGACTTGGTTCATGGCCCAGCGCCTCCGGTGTGGCATCAGCTGGTCAtctgaggaaatagaagagacTCGAGCCCGAGTAGTGTACCATCGGGACCAACTCCATTTCAAATCTCTTCTCTCCTTTACTCATCACGCAGGGCGGCCCCCGGAGGAGGTGCCTCCTTCTCTTGGTGAGCCCACCCAGATGAAAGGATTGAAGGTAGAGCCTGAGGAATCCTCTCAGATACCACCAATGCCACTGAGTCACCAGAAAGTAAAGGAGCCCTTGAGGGCACATGGCAGTGGGGCGTTCCCTCATCAATCAGATTTTTGGCAGGATCTTCAAAGTAGTAGCCTCTCTAAGGAGCaggcaggaaggggtcctgaccAGTCACATGGCCTAGGCACTGCTTCCTGGAACCACTCCACAACTGCCCACCAGCCACGTGCTCGGGAGAAGCCCTCACCATTCTCATTACTTGCCAGTAGTTGTAAGAAGGAGTCAGCATCTAGTGtgactccttcctcttcctctacctccTCTTTCCAGGTACTAGCTAATGGAGCTACTGCTGCTTCTAAACCCCTCCAGCCGCTGGGCTGTGTCCCACAGCCACTGTCACCCAATGAGCAGGCACTACCCCCACATCTGGAGCCAGCCTGGCCCCAAGGGCTACAGCATAACTCCGTACCAGGTAGGGTTGGCCCTATGGAGTACCTTTCTCCTGATATGCAACGCCACCAGCGAAAGACCAAGCGCAAAACCAAAGAGCAGCTGGCTATCCTCAAATCCTTTTTTTTACAGTGCCAATGGGCACGGCGTGAGGATTACCATAAATTAGAACAGATCACTGGTTTACCTCGGTCTGAGATTATTCAGTGGTTTGGTGACACACGCTATGCCTTGAAGCATGGGCAACTGAAGTGGTTTCGGGACAACGTAGTACCTGGTGCCCCTGGTTTCCAGGACCCAACAATTCCCACACCATTGCCATCAGCCCGCTCCTTGAATGAATGGTCTGAGACTCCACCTCTGCCCATCCCCCCACCTCCACCAGATATACAGCCCTTAGAGAGGTACTGGGCAGCCCACCAACAGCTACGGGAAAGTGATATCCTTCAACTGAGTCAGGCGTCAAGACTTAGCACCCAGCAGGTACTGGATTGGTTTGCCTCTCGATTACCTGAGCCAGCTGAGGTGGTAGTTTGTCTagatgaagaagaggaagaggaggaagaagaactgCCTGAAGACGATGGGgatgaagaggaagaggaggaggaggaagatgacaatgatgatgatgtGATCATACAGGACTGA